The sequence TGAAGCAAAAGTAAATTTAAGAGATGGATGGTATCTATTAAGGTATGGGTATTGCTGGACCAATTTAAACCTTCCCTTCGTTTAGGTTCTCAGCTTCCTGGTATTTATTATTCTTGGCAATATAAATATAAGTTAATGTAGTGTCAGCTTTGTCACCGTATTAAAAATTTAATTCACAGGATTCTCTGCCTCAATATGTCATCTCCAGAAATAAACAGAAAATAGTCTTGCCTCTCAAATGCTACCCTTGGGTTGCTTACTTCAAGGCAAGCATTGTACCCCATTTACTCTCAGAATTGTAGAGGTCCCAGAGATGAGAGACGGACCATCTTTGGGTTATGGCAGATTCTAGCAATATGTCATTACTATCTATTGTGGCAAAAAGCTTTTAATACTAAGTTAATAAAGAACATTTGAGTACAAGCAAGAATATTCACAATAGGGTCATTTGTATACGTGTTTATCAATAAGTCTGGGATAATTTCCAGAGATAATTGTAACAAGGAAAATCAGTATGTGTATTACATCAGCATCACCAAATGTGGCACGTAGATAGAGACTGCCAACAATTTTCATTGTTGTCAATATGGGAAGCACAGCatagatttttttcttgctgcatCATTGACCTTACATGCAAATTGGATACCTTGCCTGAGATTAGATATGACATTGTCATGAAATTCCGAGTCTGCTGCCACTAAGCTTCACATCTGCTTTATATGGAAACATAAGCAGCTCTTGTTCGGAGAGAGAGTACAAGTGAGTGTGTGAGGTGTCTAGCTGTCACAAGGGCCAGAGCCAAAAGAAGTACTTGACCCATATAGATCCGAGGACATATTTTTATGTAACAAATTGATTTTAGTGAAtgatcatttcatttttttttacaatgggtTCATCTTCATTTTAATATTTCATTTAATATTTCCCTGTATTTTTATGTAAAAGCTGTACAAGCTCCATATGGTTTTGGAGTGTACCAGGGTGGTCCTAGAAGAACAGCAAATATGTtattatacatatgtatatagtaaAAAGTAAGTCAGTTTAGTGTGAGAGCATGATGCATGAAGGGACAAGGGTAAAGTCGTAAAATTTGCTAGGTACCTAGAGAAAGTCTGAACACACCCCTATTAAAGGCCCATATGCTTCTTtcaatatacagtacagtaaaCATTATAGTTgttcaatgtaaaaaaatttatatactatatataaaatGTGTAATAAGGGTGGATTTCAGGATTTCATGTTGCCCATGGACTTGTTCACATTAATCTccccttaaatggaacctgtcaccagaaatgtaatttttagctggtgacaggttccaatagcctctgcaatAATGAGTTCAAAAATGACTTTGTCGACATTCTGAAatgtttcagtactttataaaagtatatGAGACTTTACCAAAGGCGTTTTTGATTTCATCattgcagaggctattggaacctttcaccagcAAAAAATGtcattcctggtgataggttccattTAAATAGGTTTCTACTTTATATAAAAGATATAACTTTGTTTGCAGTCTAGGCCCAATTTAATGATTCACattaaaataactaaaaaaaattgtgctgaatgtggatcatacatacaccatatacaataTTCAGATAAAATCTCTTTttatgtatgtatacctgtataTGTTCTAGCCGAGCATttactgtttctttttttttattttaggattGGTTAAAAGTCCATCATAATGAACATTTTGTGCCTTTAAAAATCTTGGGACCTGATTTAGAAACACCTTTACTTTCTCAACCGTAAGGATGGGTAGCACCACCATCCTCCCTCGTGGTGCCATAGCCATGGGCGTAGCACGTGCCATTCGTCGATTTAGCACAGAAATTCCTGACCCACTCCGTGAGGAAGAGGAATCAGAACTGACTCAGGGTATAAGGCCGACTGCCTACCGCAATGGAAAAGTACACACTCGGCCTGTCCGCCAACGTAGCCGCTTTGTACAGAAAGATGGCCATTGTAATGTAGAGTTTATCAATCTTAGTGAGAAGAGCCAACGTTACTTGACGGACCTTTTTACAACATGTGTGGACATTCGCTGGAGGTGGATGTTTCTAATTTTTTCCTTTACTTTTGTAGTTTCCTGGCTCATTTTTGGTTTCTCTTTCTGGCTTATTGCCTCAATGCATGGGGACTTGGCTCCACCACCTGAACCAGGTTCAGAAGAGACCCCACCCCCTCCATGCTTTTTACAAGTTACCAGCTTTATGGCAGCCTTCCTTTTTTCCTTAGAAACTCAAACTTCCATTGGCTATGGCTTTCGAAGTGTTACAGAGGAATGCCCGTTAGCAGTATTGACTGTGGTactgcagtgcattgtgggatgcATTATTGATGCCTTCATTATTGGAGCCATCATGGCAAAAATTGCTAAGCctaaaaagagaaatgagactcTTGTGTTCACTGAAAATGCAGTTATTGCACTGAGAGATGGAAAATTGTGTCTCATGTGGAGAGTTGCAAATCTTCGGAAAAGCCATTTAGTAGAAGCACATGTACGAGCACAGCTACTACAGGTAAGCAGTATTGCCACAAATGGCTTCTTTTGACATCAATCAGCATTCTCACCACCTTCTCTCAGGTTAAAAATGGAAGATCTCCTAGGTTACTTGCTCCTCTCTCCGTTCCCCACCACTGGATCCGAATGTAATCCTTGTGTCACCTCTGTGTCCGTGGTACACTGCTAGTCCTACGTTGGGAATTACGAATAgatagtgcagattgccaagCATTAAAAATGGCAAACATCTCGCCCGACCTAGGTtttgcctcttcaggcttcttccggggcaaaAGAGGTAAAACCTCTCGGCCGGGCGAGGTGTTTTAATGCTTTTAATACACACGTTTTTACCATGTTCTTGTCAGTATACACTCAGTGTAAAATTGCCTACTTTGAGACACTGGTATTCTGTATATGAAGTGAGAATCCTAAAATCTATAGAAAAAAGGCCTGGCGGCTTTATGAAGCTGCCATGGAGGGCTAAGTCATAGAAGAAGAAGAAAGTAAGATTTAGAGCAAGTTCTGGTATTACCACTAAACTCACAATTTTGCAAGATCTTTCATGTGCTGTGACTCTCTGTTATTTCTCCTATGAAAATAAGACTTTTACTTAACCCCCTAACGACTTGCCTCTTTTTGGTTATTTTGGTTCAGTTTTTTgctctccactttcaaaaatctataaattctttatttttacgcgtaaagagctctgtgatggcttattttctgcgtaacaaattacacttcatagtgatggtatttaatattccatgctgtgtactgggaagtggggaaaaaaattacaaatgcagtgaaattggtgaagaaATACATTTACACCtgtttcttgtaggcttggattttacggccttCATTGTGCCTAAATGTCTTCTAAAATTATTGGATCGGTATGATCaacgataccaaatttatataggttttataatgttttcatacatttacaaaaattaacgcctcctggtgctaataactttttcatacttcagtgtacggagctgtgggtgtgatcactttttatagaattttttatcttttggaaaatggcaaaaaagaggtATTTTTAACTTTGGCACTATTTTCAGTAACAGGGTTAAACTCTggaaataactgttattatatatatgggaATTTTgcacatcattcattacaatgtgcaaattgcgtattgtaatgaattggttaaaacaTGGCAACGAGCTTTGCTGGCGCCATTTAACTTGTTAACACCCATGACCACTGGTGTTACcggagggtgtttgctgcaatatgcagtaaacacccacctggtacagagagggctcacaggctttccTCCCGCTCCTGGCGTGTGCCATACTGTTACACAGTACAGAGCATTACatggactgacagacaggcaTGTCGGGAGTGATGTCAGATCTGTATTGTTCTGTGACTATTGCCGCACAGTGCTTTATCCAGTGTGATAATACTCTGCAGAACCCCTTTGTAGACAtagaggctcatttacttagccgtCTGCTGGAGTTTACCAGCCCAATATCCTGcacgtgttgcttccccactcaggtccgacagagtttatcatcttttttgtggtacatctaaggccccttccacacttgcgttgcagagtttgatcacgtcagagttcgatcagtgaaaaacgcacattttgcatcagagtgcaatcagttttcagtcagtttgttcagtgtctcagtttttcacgcgcgtctcCAATGCAATttcgatgcaatttcaatgtgtttttcacgcgcagaaaatgcacgtgaaatggactcaggaccaagctctatcttttctatggcaatggatgcgtgaaaaacgcattgcacttgcattgcacttgcaagtgtctcagagtgcaatgcgtttttgatgcatctccatagacttgtatggtgcgtttttcacgcgcgtgacttgcaaaagtagagcatgtcgagatttaaatgagcattaaaaaaaacgcgcgtgtgtgcgtgaaaaataatgcaagtctgaaaagacccattgattacaatgggtcagagtgtaatgcaagttctgcgcgttaAAAGTATGCACAGAAAACGTGCttaaaaaacgcaagtgtgaaaggggcctaattgcttgtgcttgcaacacaatttgaatgttaaatctcgcACTCAattcgaatcagttggatcgtccgatggcaagcccccaatttgtgtcgcagcgCCAAAAaaacaatcacgtgcgccaaaatccgagcgctgaaaaaggtgcacagtccgacgaaagtacgctctgtgacccttagtaaatgagccccatagtctttGACTGTTATATAGTCATGGTTTGCTGCTGTGCACATCTTTTTTTTAAGCATCCTTTAGATTTTGTTCTTAGGTCTGATACATTTTAACAAGTTAGTGGATTTATAGCCACCTGTTCCCTACCTAGGGATCGTAGTACCGGTACGTCATAGGTGTTGTTCCAACTACGCTTTTTCTGTTTGTATGGAGCATAtattggtgctgtatttctgtggaTCTGTGCTCTTTCCCAGTGATCAGGTTTCCCCCCCATAAACTTACCCCAATGGAGAGGCTAGTTCGGAGATACACTACAGCACAAGGTGCACTGCAGCTAGTCAGCAAGTATCTGTGACCTCATAGCTACTTTCTGCTTCTAAGgctgtgttaaccccttaactccgcagccctttttcgtttttgcgttttcatttttcactccccaccttcaaaaatctgtaacttttttatttttccatgcacagagctgagtgacggcttattttctgcgtaacaaattacacttcaaaatgttggtatttaatattccatgccatgtactgtgaagcgggacaaaaatccaaatgcagtgaaattggtaaaaaaccgcttttgtgccgtattcttgtgggcttggattttacggatttcactgtatggcccaaatgacatgtctactttattctttgggttggtacgattacggggataacaaatttattaggtttttttattatattttttttttaaacttttttacatttttatttttactatatttcagactcccaagggtacattaaccctaggttgtctgtaagatcctaccatatactgtattttactcctcatacattacaatgttctgatagcacattgtaatgaatgagttaaaacgaagtatcctcgggtcttcgtgagacccgaggctaccatggcgacggatcgctgctccccgatgatgtcacgtggagcgacgatcctcagaaagatggaggcgccatctctttgaagccgccggcagctttgttgGCGGCGATCAGCCcaaaaacacccacgatcggtgctggcaccgatcgcgggtgttaccggtaagcctttgctgcaatatgcagcaaagacttaccggatatggagagggctcggcccgtgcaccgggacccggcatgtgacgtaatactacgtcacatgtcggtaaggggttaaaggggtattcccaagacaagtttcttaacccctacggtactattttggcctttaggatgcggccccattttttcaaatctgccctgtgtcactataagtgcttatagctttggaacgctataagatatccagaggatttttagattgttttctcgtgacacatggtATTTAGCtttttagtttaaaaatttggatgaaatcttttgtgtttagatatgaaaaaaactaaattagccaaaaattttgaaaaattctttattttcaaagttctaaattctcttctTTTGATGCAGTAAACcaccggaaggggtctgactgctcaggacatcgggcagccccggggcactcggCAGTCCCGGGGGACttggcagaccttggggctgcccagaagaggatcggatcccccggtaagcggcacaggggatccaatccatagggggaagacccttacacaccGTGTTCATGCTTGatcgcggcatgtaaggggttaacactcaccATTGGCttcaatcgtgggtgttacagcgcggtgtcagctgtaatagtcaggtgacagccgctgcttctggtgccagctccgtTCGTGAGATGGTGCCAGACGTGGGATGTAATAGAACATCCCGGCGCGGGAAGTATATACCCGCAGGGAcatactataatgtcctggtgtgTGCAGGGTTTAAatttactcaggataataaaataacacattctctcagTGTAACAACTtagtgttattaacaaaaatactgcatttcacaaGTATAAGTtcaaccagtctctatcagtcctagtgtacacaatttcaattgccccaggtttctgaccctggatcttctgactttagggtcagcagacaTCTTGTCTGACTCTGTGGAGCTGAGATTCTCTATGCTCCCTGCCTCTAGccttgcattccaggaggagCTTCCTGCCGGCAACCAACACATCACAGCCTGAGGAgacctacaagctacaggcagataagttctttatccaggggaggaaggcacatcagatctgacagtgtGTATGTAATTGTAGCAGTGTTGAAAATGTTATATACATCTTgtgaatctcatcatctctgtttCTATGTTACAGATTTTAGTACaatattcagaaggtaaatgaaagtgtatataaaacttGTACCATgacaatctaaccacattttcagcataCTGTATCCCACagcactacagtcatggccataagttttgagaatgacacaaatattctattttcacatgatctgttgccctctggtttttatgtgtgtttgtcatatgatgtttttatcacatacagaaatacaagtgcaatcatattatgagtaacataagcttttattgacaggtaGAATGAGTTAatacagcaagtcaatatttgcagtgttgacccttcttactcaggacctctgcaattctccctggcatgctctcaatcaacttctggaccaaatcctgactgatagcagtccatttttgcttgcattttgtcacaatttgttggtttttgtttatcCGCCCGTCTCttcatgattgaccacaagttctcaatgggattaagatctgtggagtttccaggccatggatccaaaatctctatgttttgttccctgagccatttagttatcacctttgctttatggcaaggtgctccatcatgctggaaaaggcattgttgatcaccaaactgctcttggacggttgggagaagctgctcttggaggacattctggttccattctttattcatggatgtgtttttaggcaagactgtgagagagccgattaccTTGGCTgaaaagcaaccccacacatgaatggttggagGATGCTttacatgagacaagactggtggtatcgctcaccttgtcttctccaaacaagctgttttccagatgttccaaacaatcggaaaggggattcatcagagaaaatgactttacccaagtcctcagcagtccactccctgtatcttttgtaggatatcagtctgtccctgatgtttttttctggagagaagtggcttctttgctgcccaccttgacaccaggccttgctccaagattctccgcctcacagtgcatacAGATGCACTTACACCTGCcttctgccattcctgagcaagctctgcactgctggtagcccgatcccgaagctgaaacacttttaagagacagtcctggcgcttgctggtccttcttgggcgccctggagcctttttggcaacaatggaacctctctccttgaattccttgatgatgcgatataTTGTTGACtgagctgcgatactcttccctgttgggcccagttttgtgcagtgcaataatgactgcacgtgtttctttagagataactatggtaaacagaagagaaacaatgatgccaagcaccagcctccttttaaagtgtccagtggtgtgattcttacttaatcaggacagattgatctccagccctgtcctcatcaacacccacacctgttttAATGGAACAATCACTGAAACTATGTTagatgctccttttaaggcaggcctgcaatgaagttgaaatgtgttttgagggaaaaagttcattttctaggcaaatagtGACTTTGGAATTAATTGCtattatgcaaattgccattctaaaacctgatgcagtagacttttttttaaaattaacatttctcaaaacttttggccatgactgcacagggatcataat comes from Engystomops pustulosus chromosome 6, aEngPut4.maternal, whole genome shotgun sequence and encodes:
- the KCNJ14 gene encoding ATP-sensitive inward rectifier potassium channel 14 — encoded protein: MGSTTILPRGAIAMGVARAIRRFSTEIPDPLREEEESELTQGIRPTAYRNGKVHTRPVRQRSRFVQKDGHCNVEFINLSEKSQRYLTDLFTTCVDIRWRWMFLIFSFTFVVSWLIFGFSFWLIASMHGDLAPPPEPGSEETPPPPCFLQVTSFMAAFLFSLETQTSIGYGFRSVTEECPLAVLTVVLQCIVGCIIDAFIIGAIMAKIAKPKKRNETLVFTENAVIALRDGKLCLMWRVANLRKSHLVEAHVRAQLLQPRVTPEGEYLPLDHTDINVGFDNGTDRIFLVSPVTIVHEIDEESPLYEFGKADLETANFELVVILEGMVEATAMTTQCRSSYLPSEILWGHRFEPVLFEKRNHYEVDYLHFHRTYEVPNTPIYSAKELSERKYSMVARSSFCYENEVALNCICDEEASALMDTMPLNPEVSLELDMLRVVDPLDEILLT